The Caballeronia sp. Lep1P3 genome window below encodes:
- a CDS encoding copper resistance protein CopC, producing the protein MTFPSALRGALAFALVAATQLAHAHALPKQQQPGPGATVSAPHEASIEFGEALEPAFSSMLVTDARGTQVNTAKSVVDNGDKKHMSVALGDLAPGVYKVQWTAVAADGHRTQGHYNFTVK; encoded by the coding sequence ATGACGTTTCCATCGGCATTGCGCGGCGCGCTCGCGTTCGCACTCGTCGCCGCGACGCAACTCGCGCACGCGCACGCGCTTCCGAAGCAGCAACAGCCCGGCCCCGGCGCGACCGTCAGCGCTCCGCATGAAGCCTCCATCGAATTCGGCGAAGCGCTGGAACCGGCCTTCAGCTCCATGCTCGTCACCGACGCGCGCGGCACGCAGGTGAACACGGCGAAATCCGTCGTCGATAACGGCGACAAGAAGCACATGAGCGTCGCGCTCGGCGATCTCGCGCCGGGCGTCTACAAGGTGCAATGGACGGCGGTTGCCGCCGACGGCCATCGCACGCAAGGTCACTACAACTTCACGGTCAAGTGA
- a CDS encoding copper chaperone PCu(A)C — MKKTAAFIGALAAFSAMFSTAHAATLEARDCWVRAMPPNLPSSGYFVVANDGDKPATLTAADTPAFGMTMMHKSENKGGTATMSPVASVDVPAHGTLQFAPKGYHLMMEEPGKPLKIGSTIPLTLSFADKSSVKVDCAVKSAATLGK; from the coding sequence ATGAAAAAAACCGCAGCATTCATCGGCGCGCTCGCCGCTTTCTCCGCCATGTTCTCCACCGCGCACGCGGCCACGCTCGAAGCGCGCGACTGCTGGGTCCGCGCGATGCCGCCGAACCTGCCGTCGTCGGGCTACTTCGTCGTCGCCAATGACGGCGACAAGCCCGCGACGCTCACAGCCGCCGACACGCCCGCATTCGGCATGACGATGATGCACAAGTCGGAAAACAAGGGCGGCACCGCGACCATGTCGCCCGTCGCGTCCGTCGACGTGCCCGCGCACGGCACGTTGCAGTTCGCGCCCAAGGGCTATCACCTCATGATGGAAGAACCGGGCAAGCCGCTCAAGATCGGCTCGACCATTCCCCTCACGCTTTCCTTCGCGGACAAGAGCAGCGTCAAGGTGGATTGCGCCGTCAAGTCGGCGGCCACGCTCGGCAAGTAA